CACTGCGCACTGCCTCTCCGCCGAGTCCCAGGCGCGCGCCGTCGACGCGCTGTCGTTCAAGTGCGACGTCCTATGGAGCCTGCTGGACGCCATCGACCAGGCCTACCCGGAGTGACCGCCATGGACCCGACCCCTACCGGAACGACCCAGACCAACACCAGGACCCGATCCGTCGTCGGGGTGTCCGGCTCGGACCGGCCCCGGTTGGCGCGCCATGTCCGGATGACCTTCTGCCGGACCAGGCAGCGTCAGATCTTGCTGAACCCCGAGACGGTGGTGGTTCTGAACGGCAGCGGCGCGGACATCCTCGAGCTGTGCGATGGGCGGCACACCGTGGCCGAGATCGTGACCGAGCTGGGCGCACGCTACCAGGCCGTCCCGGACGACGAGGTGCGGCAGTTCCTGAGCCGGCTCGTCGCCCGGCGCTGGGTGGAGCTCGACGATGGATAGCCCGTTCGGCCTGCTCGCCGAGCTCACCTACCGCTGCCCGCTGGCCTGCTCGTACTGCTCGAACCCGCTGAACATGGCCGAGTACCAGGACGAGCTGACCACGGACGAGTGGCGGCGGGTACTGGCCGAGGCCGGCGACCTGGGGGTTCTGCAGTGCCATCTGTCCGGCGGGGAACCGCTGCTGCGGCGCGACCTGGTGGAGATCGTGGCGGACGCCCACGATCTGGGCCTCTACACCAACCTCGTGACCAGCGCCCTCGGGCTCTCGCGTCCGAGGGCCGAGCAACTGCGGACCGCCGGCCTGGACCACGTGCAGATCAGCATCCAGGCCGACGAGCCGGCCCTGTCCGACCGGATCGCCGGGACCCCGTCCTTCCGACGCAAGATCGAGGCGATGGGCCTGGTCAAGGAGTTGGGCTGGCCGCTCACCGTGAACGTGGTGCTGCACCGGTACAACATCGACCGCGTCGCCGAGGTGCTCGGGCTGGCCGAGGAGGTGGGCGCGGACCGGGTGGAGCTGGCCAACACCCAGTACTACGGCTGGGCCTGGCGGAACCGTGCCGCGCTGCTGCCGAGCCGGGCCCAGCTCGAGGCGGCCGAGGTCGTCGTGCGGGCCGCCCGGGACCGGCTGCGGGACCGCATGGACGTCATCTACGTCATCCCCGACTACTACAGCACCTACCCGAAGCCCTGCATGGGTGGATGGGCCTCCCGGCAGCTGACCGTGACGCCGAACGGCGACGTCCTGCCCTGCCCGGCCGCCCAGTCCCTGCCGTTGCCGCGGGCCAGCGTGCGGGAGGACCCGCTGGCGTGGATCTGGGCCGAGTCACCGGTGATGACCGCGTTCCGGGGGACGGACTGGATGCCGGAGCCCTGCCGGAGTTGCCCCCGGCGGGAGCTGGACTTCGGCGGGTGCCGCTGCCAGGCGTTCCTGCTCACCGGCGACGCCGCCCGCACCGACCCGGTCTGCCATCTGTCGCCCGACCACGACCTGGTCGCCCGGGCGGTCGAGGCCGCCAACGCCGACTCGCGGGCCGACGATCTTCCGCTTATCCCCCGCCCGCACCGGGTTCGCCGGCCGGCCCGCCAACCGGGTGGAGCGGACCGGCCCGCTCCCGGGGTTGAGTGAGGGCTAGCCGCCGAACACAAACGGCAGCGCCACAGCGGCGACGATCAAGGCGACTCCGCTCAGCAGGTCCGAGCGGATCCGGATGAGGCGCGCCGCGGCCCGCCCGAGCCGCAGCCCGATCAGCGACATCACCGCCGTCATGACGCCGAAGACGGCGGCCGAGAACCACGGCGAGAGCCCGAGGATCCCCAGGCTCGCCCCGGCGAACAGGTTGTCCAGGCTCAGCGTCAAAGGGATGCCGAACAGCACCCACGGGTGGTCCAACTCGTCCGGCTCGGGGTTCCGAAGGGCCGAGATGACAAGGTAGAGACCGTACCCACCGAGCGCGGTCGCGCCCACCAAATCGGCAACGTCCCCGACGGACTCTCCGATCTGGCGACCGATCAACAGCCCGACCAGGGGCATGATCGCGTCCCACAGCCCGAAGGTCAGTGCGACCTGCACCGCGCGCTTCAGACCGAATGGGACGGTGCCGAGAGCGATCGATACCCGGAAATTATCGAGACTGAGTACAAAACCCAGGCCCAGTATTTCCCAGATCATGACGGCGTCGCTGCCCGATGAAGACCGACGCGGGCAGGAACGACGCTGCCTAGACTAGGGTCGGCCATGACGACATGATATCTCGGACGGTCCGCGGAATAAATCCGGCAAGCCGATTTCTCGAAGATTCTCGACACTATTCACCCGACGATGGCCCGCGGAATCGCCACCTCGCGACGGCCCGCTCCCGGAAACACTCCCGCATCGACGGAAATCCGCCGGAGCCAGGAGCCGACCCGGACGAGTCGGCGGCCGTACAATGGACTCACGGAATTCACGATTGTCGTTCGCCCTTTCAACATTCGACCGTCGTGCGGTGCCGATTACTGAGCCCGCGCAGGTCAAATTCTATGCGCGTATTCCTGGAGGATGCCGCCGAGTTGATCACGACCGCTCGAGCCGTTCTGATTCGGTAATCAGTTCGGGTGCCGGTCGCCGAGGCGCCAACGCAACAACCCGGGAGATGGCTGAGAGTAATGGGCACATTGCACAGTGCATCCACGCAGTCAACGCCGACGAGAAAGGGCCACTCTACGACGCCCTGGGCATCACCGTCACCCACGAACACACAACGAGGACCCCGACCACCGGGTCGAGGCCCTCATCTGCGTATCGTCAGTGGTTGTGTCCGAGGGGCGAGTTGACCGCTAACGATACGGTCGTGATCCCGCAAGGGCGGTTCCGGATGCAAGATCCTCCGGGTGGTCCCACCATCTCCTCGTGAGAACTGGTTGCCAACCGCTCCAGTTGGCTGTTCGCGGACTGCCCGGAGAAGCTGCTGGACGCGGGGCGGGCGCGGTGATCAAGATGTCCCGCAGAGCCTCACCGGCGGTGGACGCTGACGGCATAGCCGCCGCCGTCGTAAGGGGCAGCGTCCCAGGTGGCGAAGCGGTCGACGATGGTGAGGCCAACCGCAGCGCAGCAGTCGTCGTACTCTGGCAGGGTGATGCTGGGCGGCACCGGCAGGTGGGCCTCGTCCAGGCCGAAGCCGGCGACGATCAGACCGCCCGGGCGCAGGGCCGCGGCCAGGCGCTCGACCACCGTGGCCTCGGTGCCAGCAGCAAGCAGCGGGAGCCGGAACGCGGGGTGCCGGGTCAGTGGGCGGATGGCGCGGAAGTCCCGCCTGTCGAGGGTGAGCACGGTGTCCGTCTCGTACTGTCCGGCCAGAACGACGTTCACCGAATCCGCGAGATCCAGCTTCAGCTCCGCGTACCGGTCCTGGACGGTCCGCGCGGTACGCAACGCGGCGGCGGACACCTCCGGTACCAGGACGCGCATGGACCGCTCCTGCTGCAGCAGCCAGTCCTGCACCACGTGCGCGGTCTTGCGGTCGACGTTGCGCGTGATGATGTGCTCGATCTCGGCGAACACCAGTGGCGAGATCACCGTCGCCGACGCCTCGCGAAACGCCCTGCGCGCCACCTCGTGCTCGGGATGACGCTGCGGCACCAGAGCATGTCCGGCGCCGAGCCGCTCCCCGCTGACGAGGAATTCGCCGTCGTCCAGCTCCAGGACGTCGGGGCAGTTGTTGTAGCCGGTCGACCCGCGCTCGGCGGGCGTCGATCCGATACGGCGCAGGGGACTCCTTGCAGTGACAGGATCGGTGCTATGGGCACCGAGACGGATTGGGTGTACCGGGTCTTCGAGCCGCACGGCTCGGAGGGATGGCGCCCTTACGGCAGCGATTCCGAACGGTGGCGGGGCGCGATCACCGCCGATGATTCGAGCGAGGGCCCCCAATACGCCGTCGCCCTCGTCGTCGCCGACCTGATGACCGAGTGGAAGATGCGCGGCCTTTCCCGGGCGAGGCACGTGCGGGTCCTCCTCTGGTGTGACGAGGAGGGCGACGAGGCGGACGCGGACATCATCGTGGAGGTCCGGCCGAACATCCACGCTGAGTGACCGGCGGGTGTCCGATTCGCCTTGTCTAACCCGATCCTGCGTCGGGCGTGTCGTAGGGCTCCAGCGACCGCGGCCTCCCTGTCGCCGACGGACGCACCCAGGTCGTGCATGCGGGCGACGAGATCGCGCCCGGCGCCCAGGACCAACTCCCGCACTGCGGTGGGCGCCTGCCGGTAACGGGGCACGGCTTCCGGCCGGTGCCCGACCATGCCGGGGCGGTCCGCACCGCCTGCTCGGGCAGCACCGCGGTATCAGAGCGCACCACCCCATACGCGATGCTCGGTCAGCCCCTCGCGGAAGGCGTCGGCCACCACCAGCGGCGGGTCCAGGCCCCAGCAGCGCAGCTCGTCGACCATGTCCAGGGCCAGCTGCCACTTCGGCACGTGCCCCACCGCGTCGGGGATGCGGGCCCGGCGGCGTCGGTCCACCCGGTCGGCCTCCTCGGCGGGCGCGGCGGCCCGGTCCCACTCGACGGGCAGGAACAGCCGCCAGTCCACCGGGCAGGAGGCGACGTCGGTGACCAGGTGCACGCTCGGGGCCACCTGACAGTTTCGCGGTCTTGCCCAGCGCCCCGCAGTACTGATCGTGTGGTTCTCGACAGGGTTGCTCGCGGCGGCGACCCGTGAGGAGTCGGCCGCCTTGGTCACGATCAGGAGTCGCGCAGGCCGCCCGGGAGGTCGCGCCGGCTGAGGTCGAGGGTGATCCGCCCTCCGCTCAGACGCTCGACGCCCTTGGCCACGTCCTGCCACTGGGCCGTGCTGAAGGAACGGGAATCCACGACGTGCTGACGACCACCGGCCGCGCGGACCGCGTACAGCGCGACGACGGGGTCGTGCCGGTCGCTGTCGAAGCCCAGGTCGGCGATGTCCGGCCAGGACAGCTCCACATAGTCCACCCAGTTCCGGCCTCC
This genomic interval from Streptomyces dengpaensis contains the following:
- a CDS encoding manganese efflux pump MntP family protein; protein product: MIWEILGLGFVLSLDNFRVSIALGTVPFGLKRAVQVALTFGLWDAIMPLVGLLIGRQIGESVGDVADLVGATALGGYGLYLVISALRNPEPDELDHPWVLFGIPLTLSLDNLFAGASLGILGLSPWFSAAVFGVMTAVMSLIGLRLGRAAARLIRIRSDLLSGVALIVAAVALPFVFGG
- a CDS encoding transposase, giving the protein MHLVTDVASCPVDWRLFLPVEWDRAAAPAEEADRVDRRRRARIPDAVGHVPKWQLALDMVDELRCWGLDPPLVVADAFREGLTEHRVWGGAL
- the pqqE gene encoding pyrroloquinoline quinone biosynthesis protein PqqE, whose amino-acid sequence is MDSPFGLLAELTYRCPLACSYCSNPLNMAEYQDELTTDEWRRVLAEAGDLGVLQCHLSGGEPLLRRDLVEIVADAHDLGLYTNLVTSALGLSRPRAEQLRTAGLDHVQISIQADEPALSDRIAGTPSFRRKIEAMGLVKELGWPLTVNVVLHRYNIDRVAEVLGLAEEVGADRVELANTQYYGWAWRNRAALLPSRAQLEAAEVVVRAARDRLRDRMDVIYVIPDYYSTYPKPCMGGWASRQLTVTPNGDVLPCPAAQSLPLPRASVREDPLAWIWAESPVMTAFRGTDWMPEPCRSCPRRELDFGGCRCQAFLLTGDAARTDPVCHLSPDHDLVARAVEAANADSRADDLPLIPRPHRVRRPARQPGGADRPAPGVE
- a CDS encoding PIN domain-containing protein; amino-acid sequence: MRLEDPVHPIRLGAHSTDPVTARSPLRRIGSTPAERGSTGYNNCPDVLELDDGEFLVSGERLGAGHALVPQRHPEHEVARRAFREASATVISPLVFAEIEHIITRNVDRKTAHVVQDWLLQQERSMRVLVPEVSAAALRTARTVQDRYAELKLDLADSVNVVLAGQYETDTVLTLDRRDFRAIRPLTRHPAFRLPLLAAGTEATVVERLAAALRPGGLIVAGFGLDEAHLPVPPSITLPEYDDCCAAVGLTIVDRFATWDAAPYDGGGYAVSVHRR
- the pqqD gene encoding pyrroloquinoline quinone biosynthesis peptide chaperone PqqD, producing MDPTPTGTTQTNTRTRSVVGVSGSDRPRLARHVRMTFCRTRQRQILLNPETVVVLNGSGADILELCDGRHTVAEIVTELGARYQAVPDDEVRQFLSRLVARRWVELDDG